The following proteins come from a genomic window of Macaca fascicularis isolate 582-1 chromosome 8, T2T-MFA8v1.1:
- the CPSF1 gene encoding cleavage and polyadenylation specificity factor subunit 1 isoform X2, which translates to MYAVYKQAHPPTGLEFAMYCNFFNNSERNLVVAGTSQLYVYRLNRDAEALTKNDRSTEGKAHREKLELAASFSFFGNVMSMASVQLAGAKRDALLLSFKDAKLSVVEYDPGTHDLKTLSLHYFEEPELRDGFVQNVHTPRVRVDPDGRCAAMLVYGTRLVVLPFRRESLAEEHEGLVGEGQRSSFLPSYIIDVRALDEKLLNIIDLQFLHGYYEPTLLILFEPNQTWPGRVAVRQDTCSIVAISLNITQKVHPVIWSLTSLPFDCTQALAVPKPIGGVVVFAVNSLLYLNQSVPPYGVALNSLTTGTTAFPLRTQESVRITLDCAQATFISYDKMVISLKGGEIYVLTLITDGMRSVRAFHFDKAAASVLTTSMVTMEPGYLFLGSRLGNSLLLKYTEKLQEPPASAVREAADKEEPPSKKKRVDATASWSAGGKSVPQDEVDEIEVYGSEAQSGTQLATYSFEVCDSILNIGPCANAAMGEPAFLSEEFQNSPEPDLEIVVCSGHGKNGALSVLQKSIRPQVVTTFELPGCYDMWTVIAPVRKEEEDNPKGEGTEQEARSPEADDDGRRHGFLILSREDSTMILQTGQEIMELDTSGFATQGPTVFAGNIGDNRYIVQVSPLGIRLLEGVNQLHFIPVDLGAPIVQCAVADPYVVIMSAEGHVTMFLLKSDSYGGRHHRLALHKPPLHHSKVITLCLYRDLSGMFTTESRLGGARDELGGRIGSEAEGLGSETSPTVDDEEEMLYGDSGSLFSPSKEEARRSSQPPADRDPAPFRAEPTHWCLLVRENGTMEIYQLPDWRLVFLVKNFPVGQRVLVDSSFGQPTTQGEARREEATRQGELPLVKEVLLVALGSRQSRPYLLVHVDQELLIYEAFPHDSQLGQGNLKVRFKKVPHNINFREKKPKPSKKKAEGGGTEEGAGARGRVARFRYFEDIYGYSGVFICGPSPHWLLVTGRGALRLHPMAIDGPVDSFAPFHNVNCPRGFLYFNRQGELRISVLPAYLSYDAPWPVRKIPLRCTAHYVAYHVESKVYAVATSTNTPCARIPRMTGEEKEFETIERDERYIHPQQEAFSIQLISPVSWEAIPNARIELQEWEHVTCMKTVSLRSEETVSGLKGYVAAGTCLMQGEEVTCRGRILIMDVIEVVPEPGQPLTKNKFKVLYEKEQKGPVTALCHCNGHLVSAIGQKIFLWSLRASELTGMAFIDTQLYIHQMISVKNFILAADVMKSISLLRYQEESKTLSLVSRDAKPLEVYSVDFMVDNAQLGFLVSDRDRNLMVYMYLPEAKESFGGMRLLRRADFHVGAHVNTFWRTPCRGATEGLSKKSVVWENKHITWFGEDLPAAADAAERADHHASAPRRPQPPCLPDAARGPPHPPECCAQRAGWRAAQPLPVPEHHGAQRASEEDRHHARHNPGRLAGDGPRHRPLLAPWMPLPPAPPHYLPPPFLYKTQGKIFLFERTVCGHYTASWPSCGHSPPVQVPTGLGASTPSAPPPPSAQGVKGPAGPRRLPWSSGRAP; encoded by the exons gCTCTGACCAAGAATGACAGGAGCACAG AGGGGAAGGCCCACCGGGAGAAGCTCGAGCTCgctgcctccttctctttctttggcAACGTCATGTCCATGGCCAGCGTGCAGCTGGCAGGAGCCAAGCGGGATGCCCTGCTCCTAAGCTTCAAGGATGCCAAG CTGTCTGTGGTGGAATACGACCCGGGCACCCATGACCTGAAGACCCTGTCGCTGCACTACTTTGAGGAGCCTGAGCTTCGG GACGGGTTTGTGCAGAACGTACACACGCCGCGAGTGCGGGTGGACCCCGATGGGCGCTGCGCAGCCATGCTTGTCTACGGCACGCGACTGGTGGTCCTGCCCTTCCGCAGGGAGAGCCTGGCCGAGGAGCATGAGGGGCTCGTGGGTGAGGG GCAGAGGTCCAGCTTCCTGCCCAGCTACATCATCGATGTCCGGGCCCTAGACGAGAAGCTGCTCAACATCATCGACCTACAGTTCTTGCATGGCTATTATGAGCCCACCCTGCTCATCCTGTTCGAGCCCAACCAGACCTGGCCTGG GCGCGTGGCTGTGCGGCAGGATACGTGCTCCATCGTGGCCATCTCACTGAACATCACGCAGAAGGTGCACCCCGTCATCTGGTCCCTCACCAGCCTGCCCTTTGACTGCACCCAGGCTCTGGCTGTGCCCAAGCCCATAG GTGGGGTGGTGGTCTTTGCCGTCAACTCGCTGTTGTACCTGAACCAGAGCGTTCCCCCATACGGTGTGGCTCTCAACAGCCTCACCACAGGCACCACAGCTTTCCCGCTAC GCACCCAGGAGAGTGTGCGAATCACCCTGGACTGCGCGCAGGCCACCTTCATCTCCTACGACAAGATGGTCATCTCCCTCAAGGGCGGCGAGAT CTACGTGCTGACCCTCATCACCGACGGCATGCGCAGCGTCCGAGCATTCCACTTTGACAAGGCGGCCGCCAGCGTCCTCACCACCAGC ATGGTCACCATGGAGCCCGGGTACCTGTTCCTGGGTTCTCGCCTGGGCAACTCCCTCCTCCTCAAGTACACAGAGAAGCTGCAGGAGCCCCCGGCCAGTGCTGTCCGTGAGGCTGCTGACAAG GAAGAGCCTCCCTCAAAGAAGAAGCGAGTGGACGCGACGGCCAGCTGGTCAG CTGGGGGTAAATCGGTGCCGCAGGATGAGGTGGACGAGATTGAAGTGTACGGCAGCGAGGCCCAGTCAGGCACACAGCTGGCCACCTACTCCTTTGAG GTGTGTGACAGCATCCTCAACATCGGACCGTGCGCCAACGCTGCCATGGGCgagcctgccttcctctctgaAGAG TTTCAGAACAGTCCTGAGCCGGACCTGGAGATCGTGGTTTGCTCTGGCCACGGGAAGAACGGGGCTTTGTCAGTGCTGCAG AAGAGCATCCGGCCCCAGGTGGTGACAACCTTTGAGCTTCCCGGCTGCTACGACATGTGGACAGTCATTGCCCCAGTGCGTAAGGAAGAG GAGGACAATCCCAAGGGGGAGGGCACAGAGCAGGAAGCCAGGAGCCCGGAAGCAGACGATGACGGCCGTAGACATGGATTCCTGATTCTGAGCCGGGAAGACTCAACCATG ATTCTGCAGACGGGTCAGGAGATCATGGAGCTGGACACCAGTGGCTTTGCCACGCAGGGCCCCACGGTCTTTGCTGGGAACATCGGGGACAACCGCTACATTGTCCAAGTGTCACCGCTGGGCATCCGCCTGCTGGAAGGAG TGAATCAGCTGCACTTCATCCCTGTGGACCTGGGCGCCCCCATCGTGCAGTGCGCTGTGGCCGACCCCTATGTGGTCATCATGAGTGCCGAGGGCCACGTCACCATGTTCCTGCTGAAGAGTGACTCCTACGGTGGCCGCCACCACCGCCTGGCGCTGCACAAGCCTCCCTTGCACCAT TCCAAGGTCATCACGCTGTGCCTGTACCGAGACCTCAGCGGCATGTTCACCACTGAGAGCCGCCTGGGCGGGGCCCGTGATGAGCTGGGAGGCCGCATCGGCTCGGAGGCCGAGGGCCTGGGCTCGGAGACTAG CCCCACCGTGGATGACGAGGAGGAGATGCTGTATGGGGATTCAGGCTCCCTCTTCAGCCCCAGCAAGGAGGAGGCCCGAAGAAGCAGCCAACCCCCTGCTGACCGGGACCCTGCACCCTTCCGGGCAGAGCCCACCCACTGGTGCCTGCTGGTGCGGGAGAATGGCACCATGGAG ATCTACCAGCTCCCCGACTGGCGGCTGGTGTTCCTGGTGAAGAACTTCCCTGTGGGGCAGCGGGTCCTCGTGGACAGCTCCTTTGGACAGCCCACTACACAGGGCGAGGCCCGCAGGGAGGAGGCCACACGCCAGGGGGAGCTGCCCCTCGTCAAGGAGGTGCTGCTGGTGGCACTGGGCAGCCGCCAGAGCAGGCCCTACCTGCTG GTGCATGTGGACCAGGAGCTGCTCATCTACGAGGCCTTTCCCCACGACTCTCAGCTCGGCCAGGGCAATCTCAAAGTCCGCTTTAAGAAG GTCCCTCACAATATCAACTTCCGTGAGAAGAAGCCAAAGCCATCCAAGAAGAAAGCAGAAGGTGGCGGCACGGAGGAGGGGGCCGGGGCCCGGGGCCGCGTGGCGCGTTTCCGCTACTTCGAGGATATTTATGGCTATTCAGGG GTGTTCATCTGCGGCCCCTCCCCTCACTGGCTGCTGGTGACTGGCCGAGGGGCTCTGCGGCTGCACCCCATGGCCATCGATGGCCCCGTCGACTCTTTCGCTCCATTCCACAATGTCAACTGTCCCCGCGGCTTCCTGTACTTCAACAGACAG GGCGAGCTGAGGATCAGTGTCCTGCCTGCCTATCTGTCCTATGACGCCCCATGGCCTGTCAGGAAGATCCCGCTGCGCTGCACGGCCCACTATGTGGCTTACCACGTGGAGTCCAAg GTGTATGCTGTAGCCACCAGCACCAACACGCCGTGTGCCCGCATCCCACGCATGACTGGCGAGGagaaggagtttgagaccatcgaGAGAG ATGAGCGGTACATCCACCCCCAGCAGGAGGCCTTCTCCATCCAGCTCATCTCCCCAGTCAGCTGGGAGGCTATTCCCAATGCCAG GATCGAGCTGCAGGAGTGGGAGCACGTGACCTGCATGAAGACGGTGTCGCTGCGCAGCGAGGAGACTGTGTCAGGCCTCAAAGGCTACGTGGCTGCCGGGACCTGCCTCATGCAGGGGGAGGAGGTCACGTGCCGAGGACGG ATCTTGATCATGGATGTGATTGAGGTGGTACCTGAGCCCGGCCAGCCCTTGACCAAGAACAAGTTCAAAGTCCTTTACGAGAAGGAGCAGAAGGGGCCTGTGACTGCCCTTTGCCACTGCAACGGCCACCTGGTGTCTGCCATCGGCCAGAAG ATTTTCCTGTGGAGCCTGCGGGCCAGTGAGCTGACAGGCATGGCCTTCATCGACACGCAGCTGTACATCCACCAGATGATCAGCGTCAAGAACTTCATCTTGGCAGCCGACGTCATGAAGAGCATTTCGCTGCTGCGCTACCAGGAGGAGAGCAAGACACTGAGCCTGGTGTCGCGG GATGCCAAGCCCCTGGAGGTGTACAGCGTGGACTTCATGGTGGACAACGCCCAGCTGGGTTTTCTGG TGTCTGACCGTGACCGCAACctcatggtgtacatgtacctgCCCGAAG CCAAGGAGAGTTTTGGGGGCATGCGCCTACTGCGCAGGGCGGACTTCCACGTGGGTGCCCACGTGAACACGTTCTGGAGGACCCCATGCCGGGGGGCCACCGAAGGGCTCAGCAAAAAGTCGGTCGTGTGGGAGAATAAGCACATCACGTGGTTTG GAGAAGACCTACCGGCGGCTGCTGATGCTGCAGAACGCGCTGACCACCATGCTTCCGCACCACGCCGGCCTCAACCCCCGTGCCTTCCG GATGCTGCACGTGGACCGCCGCACCCTCCAGAATGCTGTGCGCAACGTGCTGGATGGCGAGCTGCTCAACCGCTACCTGTACCTGAGCACCATGGAGCGCAGCGAGCTAGCGAAGAAGATCGGCACCACGCCCGACATA ATCCTGGACGACTTGCTGGAGACGGACCGCGTCACCGCCCACTTCTAGCCCCGTGGATGCCGTTGCCACCAGCACCACCGCACTACCTCCCACCCCCATTTTTGTATAAAacacaaggaaaaatatttttgtttgagaGGACTGTGTGTGGTCATTACACGGCCTCCTGGCCCAGCTGCGGTCACAGCCCCCCAGTGCAAGTGCCCACGGGGCTCGGGGCGTCCACACCTTCAGCCCCGCCACCTCCGTCGGCTCAAGGCGTAAAGGGCCCCGCAGGCCCCAGGCGGCTGCCGTGGTCGTCGGGCCGCGCACCCTAG
- the CPSF1 gene encoding cleavage and polyadenylation specificity factor subunit 1 isoform X3: MYAVYKQAHPPTGLEFAMYCNFFNNSERNLVVAGTSQLYVYRLNRDAEALTKNDRSTEGKAHREKLELAASFSFFGNVMSMASVQLAGAKRDALLLSFKDAKDGFVQNVHTPRVRVDPDGRCAAMLVYGTRLVVLPFRRESLAEEHEGLVGEGQRSSFLPSYIIDVRALDEKLLNIIDLQFLHGYYEPTLLILFEPNQTWPGRVAVRQDTCSIVAISLNITQKVHPVIWSLTSLPFDCTQALAVPKPIGGVVVFAVNSLLYLNQSVPPYGVALNSLTTGTTAFPLRTQESVRITLDCAQATFISYDKMVISLKGGEIYVLTLITDGMRSVRAFHFDKAAASVLTTSMVTMEPGYLFLGSRLGNSLLLKYTEKLQEPPASAVREAADKEEPPSKKKRVDATASWSAGGKSVPQDEVDEIEVYGSEAQSGTQLATYSFEVCDSILNIGPCANAAMGEPAFLSEEFQNSPEPDLEIVVCSGHGKNGALSVLQKSIRPQVVTTFELPGCYDMWTVIAPVRKEEEDNPKGEGTEQEARSPEADDDGRRHGFLILSREDSTMILQTGQEIMELDTSGFATQGPTVFAGNIGDNRYIVQVSPLGIRLLEGVNQLHFIPVDLGAPIVQCAVADPYVVIMSAEGHVTMFLLKSDSYGGRHHRLALHKPPLHHQSKVITLCLYRDLSGMFTTESRLGGARDELGGRIGSEAEGLGSETSPTVDDEEEMLYGDSGSLFSPSKEEARRSSQPPADRDPAPFRAEPTHWCLLVRENGTMEIYQLPDWRLVFLVKNFPVGQRVLVDSSFGQPTTQGEARREEATRQGELPLVKEVLLVALGSRQSRPYLLVHVDQELLIYEAFPHDSQLGQGNLKVRFKKVPHNINFREKKPKPSKKKAEGGGTEEGAGARGRVARFRYFEDIYGYSGVFICGPSPHWLLVTGRGALRLHPMAIDGPVDSFAPFHNVNCPRGFLYFNRQGELRISVLPAYLSYDAPWPVRKIPLRCTAHYVAYHVESKVYAVATSTNTPCARIPRMTGEEKEFETIERDERYIHPQQEAFSIQLISPVSWEAIPNARIELQEWEHVTCMKTVSLRSEETVSGLKGYVAAGTCLMQGEEVTCRGRILIMDVIEVVPEPGQPLTKNKFKVLYEKEQKGPVTALCHCNGHLVSAIGQKIFLWSLRASELTGMAFIDTQLYIHQMISVKNFILAADVMKSISLLRYQEESKTLSLVSRDAKPLEVYSVDFMVDNAQLGFLVSDRDRNLMVYMYLPEAKESFGGMRLLRRADFHVGAHVNTFWRTPCRGATEGLSKKSVVWENKHITWFGEDLPAAADAAERADHHASAPRRPQPPCLPDAARGPPHPPECCAQRAGWRAAQPLPVPEHHGAQRASEEDRHHARHNPGRLAGDGPRHRPLLAPWMPLPPAPPHYLPPPFLYKTQGKIFLFERTVCGHYTASWPSCGHSPPVQVPTGLGASTPSAPPPPSAQGVKGPAGPRRLPWSSGRAP; the protein is encoded by the exons gCTCTGACCAAGAATGACAGGAGCACAG AGGGGAAGGCCCACCGGGAGAAGCTCGAGCTCgctgcctccttctctttctttggcAACGTCATGTCCATGGCCAGCGTGCAGCTGGCAGGAGCCAAGCGGGATGCCCTGCTCCTAAGCTTCAAGGATGCCAAG GACGGGTTTGTGCAGAACGTACACACGCCGCGAGTGCGGGTGGACCCCGATGGGCGCTGCGCAGCCATGCTTGTCTACGGCACGCGACTGGTGGTCCTGCCCTTCCGCAGGGAGAGCCTGGCCGAGGAGCATGAGGGGCTCGTGGGTGAGGG GCAGAGGTCCAGCTTCCTGCCCAGCTACATCATCGATGTCCGGGCCCTAGACGAGAAGCTGCTCAACATCATCGACCTACAGTTCTTGCATGGCTATTATGAGCCCACCCTGCTCATCCTGTTCGAGCCCAACCAGACCTGGCCTGG GCGCGTGGCTGTGCGGCAGGATACGTGCTCCATCGTGGCCATCTCACTGAACATCACGCAGAAGGTGCACCCCGTCATCTGGTCCCTCACCAGCCTGCCCTTTGACTGCACCCAGGCTCTGGCTGTGCCCAAGCCCATAG GTGGGGTGGTGGTCTTTGCCGTCAACTCGCTGTTGTACCTGAACCAGAGCGTTCCCCCATACGGTGTGGCTCTCAACAGCCTCACCACAGGCACCACAGCTTTCCCGCTAC GCACCCAGGAGAGTGTGCGAATCACCCTGGACTGCGCGCAGGCCACCTTCATCTCCTACGACAAGATGGTCATCTCCCTCAAGGGCGGCGAGAT CTACGTGCTGACCCTCATCACCGACGGCATGCGCAGCGTCCGAGCATTCCACTTTGACAAGGCGGCCGCCAGCGTCCTCACCACCAGC ATGGTCACCATGGAGCCCGGGTACCTGTTCCTGGGTTCTCGCCTGGGCAACTCCCTCCTCCTCAAGTACACAGAGAAGCTGCAGGAGCCCCCGGCCAGTGCTGTCCGTGAGGCTGCTGACAAG GAAGAGCCTCCCTCAAAGAAGAAGCGAGTGGACGCGACGGCCAGCTGGTCAG CTGGGGGTAAATCGGTGCCGCAGGATGAGGTGGACGAGATTGAAGTGTACGGCAGCGAGGCCCAGTCAGGCACACAGCTGGCCACCTACTCCTTTGAG GTGTGTGACAGCATCCTCAACATCGGACCGTGCGCCAACGCTGCCATGGGCgagcctgccttcctctctgaAGAG TTTCAGAACAGTCCTGAGCCGGACCTGGAGATCGTGGTTTGCTCTGGCCACGGGAAGAACGGGGCTTTGTCAGTGCTGCAG AAGAGCATCCGGCCCCAGGTGGTGACAACCTTTGAGCTTCCCGGCTGCTACGACATGTGGACAGTCATTGCCCCAGTGCGTAAGGAAGAG GAGGACAATCCCAAGGGGGAGGGCACAGAGCAGGAAGCCAGGAGCCCGGAAGCAGACGATGACGGCCGTAGACATGGATTCCTGATTCTGAGCCGGGAAGACTCAACCATG ATTCTGCAGACGGGTCAGGAGATCATGGAGCTGGACACCAGTGGCTTTGCCACGCAGGGCCCCACGGTCTTTGCTGGGAACATCGGGGACAACCGCTACATTGTCCAAGTGTCACCGCTGGGCATCCGCCTGCTGGAAGGAG TGAATCAGCTGCACTTCATCCCTGTGGACCTGGGCGCCCCCATCGTGCAGTGCGCTGTGGCCGACCCCTATGTGGTCATCATGAGTGCCGAGGGCCACGTCACCATGTTCCTGCTGAAGAGTGACTCCTACGGTGGCCGCCACCACCGCCTGGCGCTGCACAAGCCTCCCTTGCACCAT CAGTCCAAGGTCATCACGCTGTGCCTGTACCGAGACCTCAGCGGCATGTTCACCACTGAGAGCCGCCTGGGCGGGGCCCGTGATGAGCTGGGAGGCCGCATCGGCTCGGAGGCCGAGGGCCTGGGCTCGGAGACTAG CCCCACCGTGGATGACGAGGAGGAGATGCTGTATGGGGATTCAGGCTCCCTCTTCAGCCCCAGCAAGGAGGAGGCCCGAAGAAGCAGCCAACCCCCTGCTGACCGGGACCCTGCACCCTTCCGGGCAGAGCCCACCCACTGGTGCCTGCTGGTGCGGGAGAATGGCACCATGGAG ATCTACCAGCTCCCCGACTGGCGGCTGGTGTTCCTGGTGAAGAACTTCCCTGTGGGGCAGCGGGTCCTCGTGGACAGCTCCTTTGGACAGCCCACTACACAGGGCGAGGCCCGCAGGGAGGAGGCCACACGCCAGGGGGAGCTGCCCCTCGTCAAGGAGGTGCTGCTGGTGGCACTGGGCAGCCGCCAGAGCAGGCCCTACCTGCTG GTGCATGTGGACCAGGAGCTGCTCATCTACGAGGCCTTTCCCCACGACTCTCAGCTCGGCCAGGGCAATCTCAAAGTCCGCTTTAAGAAG GTCCCTCACAATATCAACTTCCGTGAGAAGAAGCCAAAGCCATCCAAGAAGAAAGCAGAAGGTGGCGGCACGGAGGAGGGGGCCGGGGCCCGGGGCCGCGTGGCGCGTTTCCGCTACTTCGAGGATATTTATGGCTATTCAGGG GTGTTCATCTGCGGCCCCTCCCCTCACTGGCTGCTGGTGACTGGCCGAGGGGCTCTGCGGCTGCACCCCATGGCCATCGATGGCCCCGTCGACTCTTTCGCTCCATTCCACAATGTCAACTGTCCCCGCGGCTTCCTGTACTTCAACAGACAG GGCGAGCTGAGGATCAGTGTCCTGCCTGCCTATCTGTCCTATGACGCCCCATGGCCTGTCAGGAAGATCCCGCTGCGCTGCACGGCCCACTATGTGGCTTACCACGTGGAGTCCAAg GTGTATGCTGTAGCCACCAGCACCAACACGCCGTGTGCCCGCATCCCACGCATGACTGGCGAGGagaaggagtttgagaccatcgaGAGAG ATGAGCGGTACATCCACCCCCAGCAGGAGGCCTTCTCCATCCAGCTCATCTCCCCAGTCAGCTGGGAGGCTATTCCCAATGCCAG GATCGAGCTGCAGGAGTGGGAGCACGTGACCTGCATGAAGACGGTGTCGCTGCGCAGCGAGGAGACTGTGTCAGGCCTCAAAGGCTACGTGGCTGCCGGGACCTGCCTCATGCAGGGGGAGGAGGTCACGTGCCGAGGACGG ATCTTGATCATGGATGTGATTGAGGTGGTACCTGAGCCCGGCCAGCCCTTGACCAAGAACAAGTTCAAAGTCCTTTACGAGAAGGAGCAGAAGGGGCCTGTGACTGCCCTTTGCCACTGCAACGGCCACCTGGTGTCTGCCATCGGCCAGAAG ATTTTCCTGTGGAGCCTGCGGGCCAGTGAGCTGACAGGCATGGCCTTCATCGACACGCAGCTGTACATCCACCAGATGATCAGCGTCAAGAACTTCATCTTGGCAGCCGACGTCATGAAGAGCATTTCGCTGCTGCGCTACCAGGAGGAGAGCAAGACACTGAGCCTGGTGTCGCGG GATGCCAAGCCCCTGGAGGTGTACAGCGTGGACTTCATGGTGGACAACGCCCAGCTGGGTTTTCTGG TGTCTGACCGTGACCGCAACctcatggtgtacatgtacctgCCCGAAG CCAAGGAGAGTTTTGGGGGCATGCGCCTACTGCGCAGGGCGGACTTCCACGTGGGTGCCCACGTGAACACGTTCTGGAGGACCCCATGCCGGGGGGCCACCGAAGGGCTCAGCAAAAAGTCGGTCGTGTGGGAGAATAAGCACATCACGTGGTTTG GAGAAGACCTACCGGCGGCTGCTGATGCTGCAGAACGCGCTGACCACCATGCTTCCGCACCACGCCGGCCTCAACCCCCGTGCCTTCCG GATGCTGCACGTGGACCGCCGCACCCTCCAGAATGCTGTGCGCAACGTGCTGGATGGCGAGCTGCTCAACCGCTACCTGTACCTGAGCACCATGGAGCGCAGCGAGCTAGCGAAGAAGATCGGCACCACGCCCGACATA ATCCTGGACGACTTGCTGGAGACGGACCGCGTCACCGCCCACTTCTAGCCCCGTGGATGCCGTTGCCACCAGCACCACCGCACTACCTCCCACCCCCATTTTTGTATAAAacacaaggaaaaatatttttgtttgagaGGACTGTGTGTGGTCATTACACGGCCTCCTGGCCCAGCTGCGGTCACAGCCCCCCAGTGCAAGTGCCCACGGGGCTCGGGGCGTCCACACCTTCAGCCCCGCCACCTCCGTCGGCTCAAGGCGTAAAGGGCCCCGCAGGCCCCAGGCGGCTGCCGTGGTCGTCGGGCCGCGCACCCTAG